One Malassezia restricta chromosome III, complete sequence DNA segment encodes these proteins:
- a CDS encoding SNARE associated golgi protein, which produces MDAARGPVLPGPNDGRSRSPWKRMYGRHMVASINQLADSALTMRSFSDISRTDDFDRGPGTPDVILHYGRRPGSRPRSSSLLSGKSTPPDVPAVRSDTPYLSKQETISLEPVASAYASNETSRNMHLVMPSARRASGMILNDCSPPLSPVNGERPMKGSGAIQEFARFTPFDSQDLTVSPQPQAVHFSGAQMDASKHETPWPELWSSRSRLPSPPSSLDSVAPSLSWSLSSPDEEAVSPNADSKSFLSYNGMNRLWSFFSTSGASLARADIDPSSRSFSWNMLAPHAFKVVLLGLLFLGATFVLGLCLSTLPLHFPTHLTSLTLSEMRDMCQSLRTYASSSYGAMIHVFLVLTTFFVWKQAFCVPGSLITNIIYGAMYGAYAGAFFASIFTAVGGVLCYLLAAPFADLVTVFPKLSRPLQSMRVALQKVSTSHDSAVSGDDRKQKNSLWTYLLFLRLLPIVPYGMMNIACGVLAVPLLPYAVTMAIGSIPWNFCTAQVGDILQDVATAIQQSTAASSKQAGTNVASASGGSSMLASGTLTILFERIWTWDMIIKLVLLSIASALPLFLQRYLDSRKVHEHDASEEGTSGLDPRE; this is translated from the coding sequence ATGGATGCGGCCCGGGGGCCAGTTCTACCTGGACCAAATGATGGACGCTCGCGTTCACCATGGAAGCGGATGTATGGAAGGCACATGGTGGCGTCCATCAATCAATTGGCAGATAGTGCCTTGACCATGCGCTCTTTTTCTGATATATCGCGAACCGATGATTTTGATCGAGGTCCTGGTACACCCGATGTAATTTTACATTATGGTCGGCGTCCTGGGAGCCGTCCACGCTCGTCTTCTTTGCTTAGTGGCAAGTCAACTCCGCCCGACGTTCCTGCGGTTCGATCAGACACGCCTTATCTGTCGAAGCAAGAAACAATATCCCTCGAACCCGTCGCAAGTGCATATGCATCCAACGAAACTAGCCGAAACATGCACCTAGTGATGCCATCTGCTCGACGGGCTTCTGGCATGATTTTGAATGATTGCAGTCCACCTCTTTCACCAGTGAATGGCGAACGTCCTATGAAAGGCTCGGGAGCCATACAAGAATTCGCTAGATTTACTCCATTCGACTCACAAGACCTTACAGTCTCGCCACAACCACAAGCGGTCCATTTTAGCGGGGCACAAATGGATGCCTCGAAGCATGAGACGCCGTGGCCTGAGTTATGGAGCTCCCGTTCAAGACTGCCGAGTCCACCAAGCAGCCTAGACTCTGTGGCACCTTCACTTTCTTGGAGCCTGAGTAGTCCTGATGAAGAAGCTGTATCTCCCAATGCCGATTCAAAGTCGTTCCTGTCATATAATGGAATGAATCGGCTATGGAGTTTCTTTTCTACCTCAGGTGCGTCACTAGCACGAGCCGATATCGATCCTAGTTCTCGGTCTTTTTCTTGGAACATGCTGGCACCTCACGCCTTCAAAGTTGTACTATTAGGTCTTCTTTTCTTGGGAGCTACGTTTGTATTGGGTTTGTGCCTCAGTACGCTTCCACTTCATTTCCCCACTCATTTGACGAGTCTCACGCTGAGTGAGATGCGCGATATGTGTCAATCTTTACGCACATACGCATCCAGTTCTTATGGCGCGATGATCCATGTGTTCCTCGTGCTCACTACGTTCTTTGTATGGAAGCAAGCTTTCTGTGTTCCGGGCAGTCTCATTACCAACATCATTTACGGTGCTATGTACGGTGCATATGCTGGCGCATTCTTTGCGTCTATCTTCACAGCGGTGGGTGGTGTGTTGTGCTACCTTCTTGCGGCGCCATTTGCAGACCTTGTGACGGTCTTTCCTAAGCTGTCGAGACCGCTGCAATCGATGCGTGTCGCACTCCAAAAAGTGTCTACCAGCCATGATTCTGCCGTATCAGGCGATGACCGAAAGCAGAAGAACAGCCTATGGACATACCTCTTGTTTCTGCGCTTACTTCCTATTGTGCCATACGGTATGATGAACATTGCATGCGGTGTTCTTGCCGTTCCCCTCCTTCCTTATGCCGTGACGATGGCCATCGGCAGTATACCATGGAACTTTTGCACTGCGCAAGTTGGTGATATCCTACAAGATGTGGCCACGGCTATTCAACAGAGCACTGCTGCCTCATCTAAGCAAGCCGGAACTAATGTTGCTTCTGCGTCTGGTGGGTCCAGCATGCTGGCGTCTGGCACTCTGACCATTCTTTTTGAGCGCATTTGGACATGGGACATGATAATCAAACTCGTTCTCCTAAGTATCGCGAGTGCACTGCCCTTGTTTTTACAGCGCTACTTGGATAGCCGCAAAGTCCATGAGCACGATGCGTCTGAAGAAGGCACGAGCGGCTTGGACCCCCGCGAATAA
- a CDS encoding transferase CAF17, mitochondrial, with amino-acid sequence MNQPNSRMLRSWVSSIPLTLRATHRLLSTATPHSLHGCRIPHRALYEFKGRDVMKYLQGCMTKNVQSLEECVMSQSFKQGQNAFYTSFLNPQGRVMADAFVHMIPTAQEPCVLVELDGTISEDLITFLRRFKLRSKFQIKDVSSQWDVFQVWGKGALDMTALHTQPASFAFKDIRTPDMGWRVVVPKGRALPWENVATALDTDYTIHRISQGVPEGAQDIHMGSSLPLESCIDYMQGVDFHKGCYIGQELTARTFFTGLVRKRIMPVSFSTEPPQLSPPLEIDTCTNIQLPDPDADVRLKEPDSLESNETSKPSRSRSAGKFLSGIHNIGLAILRFEHVDKAQNGEAEHPNLVTEAPDGTTLYLHAFRPSWWKQ; translated from the coding sequence ATGAATCAGCCGAATTCCAGAATGCTAAGGTCATGGGTGTCGAGTATACCACTCACACTTCGTGCAACACATCGGCTCCTAAGCACAGCAACACCTCATTCGCTTCATGGCTGTCGCATTCCACATCGAGCACTCTATGAGTTTAAAGGACGCGATGTGATGAAATATTTGCAAGGTTGCATGACGAAAAATGTTCAATCTCTTGAAGAGTGTGTCATGTCTCAATCATTCAAGCAGGGCCAAAATGCTTTTTATACCTCTTTTTTAAATCCTCAAGGAAGGGTAATGGCGGATGCCTTTGTTCATATGATACCAACTGCCCAAGAGCCTTGTGTGCTCGTTGAGTTAGACGGCACCATATCGGAGGATTTAATCACATTCTTACGCCGCTTTAAACTCCGGTCCAAGTTTCAAATCAAAGATGTGAGTAGTCAATGGGATGTTTTTCAAGTGTGGGGAAAAGGAGCTCTGGATATGACAGCCCTGCACACACAACCTGCCTCTTTTGCGTTCAAAGACATTCGCACACCTGATATGGGGTGGCGAGTGGTTGTACCCAAAGGGCGTGCGCTACCTTGGGAAAATGTGGCAACTGCACTAGACACAGATTATACCATACATCGTATTTCTCAAGGCGTACCAGAGGGGGCGCAGGACATACATATGGGATCAAGCCTTCCTTTGGAGAGCTGTATTGATTATATGCAAGGCGTGGACTTTCACAAGGGATGCTACATTGGCCAAGAGCTTACTGCCCGTACGTTTTTCACTGGATTAGTGCGCAAGCGCATTATGCCTGTCTCATTCAGCACAGAACCGCCACAATTGTCTCCACCCCTGGAAATTGATACCTGCACAAATATCCAGTTGCCGGACCCCGACGCTGATGTGCGCCTCAAGGAGCCTGACAGCCTAGAAAGCAATGAAACATCTAAACCATCTCGATCACGCTCGGCTGGCAAGTTCCTGAGTGGAATCCATAATATTGGCCTTGCTATCCTTCGTTTTGAGCATGTCGACAAGGCCCAAAATGGAGAGGCTGAGCATCCAAATCTTGTCACAGAGGCCCCCGATGGAACCACTTTATACCTGCATGCTTTTAGACCTAGTTGGTGGAAGCAGTGA
- a CDS encoding Bacterial low temperature requirement A protein (LtrA) gives MHSEDTDQEPTVDSGWIDAEGVADPNTFEPIFNDEAEQPTCAETEGEKGKNVHHDIFHLVHGKKATDGKVSRHIDTHGFDVPVKFGHLFKQPVVRQWIHEGSVYREKDERIPSRFELFFDLLFVGIAHTLAETATSEATGFNILKFILEYFPTWSIWMDVRTFLNVSGTDDVKERIGLLAYMILLNGFSANAASLQIKNAASPQDLGTPKHGYHHKRGALEESTCEDTSCLAFYLGSGYWLVDGYENAIHAAIAFYLVLRLVRILLYLFYGWMLPNFRLSMWTNAAIRTIVSTIYIPIMFVWSAPLILILMFVGMVLEMLNSFMVLYTVRTLNYYTKKRTGRRLYIPALSLEHAMERTTQFVIVATGEMIVSSTFTASKKYGLTDKFGRSSLAICCSFFIIWLYYDADSSRTFQHALRRHAITSSMFSALHFPLTAALILLGSSLTQLINLRDESNGYLWFWSGSCAVYLLIVGIIGLLHRNLDKHNSTLLPRWCRLSLRFIVALIIFFLPLMRKNWDTIDFLGVNTALLFFLVSFETITKVGAVGRRYDQHGSALVHRAKRSSRARRDPKASEAMQSARAELEAMGATRPSRMANRLRLKRELSWHPYEGLTLAETGEEDVGMEGELGHLQVKELSAGQRWAYCT, from the coding sequence ATGCATTCTGAAGATACGGATCAGGAACCAACAGTAGATTCAGGATGGATTGACGCAGAAGGTGTAGCTGATCCCAATACATTCGAACCTATCTTCAATGATGAGGCCGAACAACCAACTTGCGCGGAAACCGAGGGCGAGAAAGGTAAGAACGTCCATCATGATATATTCCATCTCGTGCATGGAAAAAAAGCAACGGATGGTAAAGTGTCACGCCATATCGATACGCACGGATTTGATGTGCCTGTCAAATTTGGGCATCTATTCAAACAACCAGTGGTTAGACAATGGATCCACGAAGGCAGCGTCTATCGCGAAAAAGACGAACGTATCCCGTCGCGATTTGAACTGTTTTTTGACCTGCTCTTTGTAGGAATTGCGCACACTTTAGCTGAGACTGCCACCTCGGAGGCCACAGGCTTCAACATCCTCAAATTCATATTGGAATACTTTCCCACGTGGTCCATCTGGATGGATGTTCGTACGTTCCTGAATGTTTCAGGTACGGACGACGTCAAGGAGCGGATTGGTCTTCTTGCTTATATGATTCTTTTGAATGGTTTCTCCGCAAATGCTGCTTCTCTCCAAATCAAAAATGCTGCTTCGCCGCAAGATTTGGGTACACCCAAGCACGGATACCATCATAAAAGAGGTGCATTGGAAGAATCCACTTGCGAGGACACTTCCTGTCTCGCGTTCTACTTGGGAAGTGGTTACTGGCTTGTCGATGGCTATGAAAATGCTATACACGCAGCCATTGCTTTTTATCTTGTGCTTCGTCTGGTTCGTATCCTGCTTTATCTCTTTTATGGCTGGATGCTGCCAAATTTCCGACTCTCTATGTGGACAAATGCAGCTATACGCACGATTGTGTCAACGATATACATACCCATTATGTTCGTTTGGTCTGCGCCACTTATTTTGATCCTTATGTTTGTCGGTATGGTTTTGGAAATGCTCAATTCGTTCATGGTATTGTACACGGTGAGAACTTTGAACTATTATACCAAGAAGAGGACCGGCCGTCGGCTATATATCCCTGCTTTATCGCTCGAACATGCCATGGAGAGAACGACTCAGTTTGTCATCGTCGCCACGGGTGAGATGATAGTAAGCTCTACTTTCACAGCATCGAAAAAGTACGGCTTGACGGACAAGTTTGGCCGAAGTTCGTTGGCCATTTGTTGCTCGTTTTTTATTATTTGGCTATACTATGACGCAGATTCCTCCAGAACCTTTCAGCACGCGCTCCGTCGACATGCCATTACATCTTCAATGTTTTCAGCATTACATTTCCCACTGACGGCAGCGCTGATTTTGCTTGGTTCTTCACTGACACAACTGATTAACCTTCGTGACGAGTCCAATGGATACCTTTGGTTCTGGAGCGGTAGCTGCGCTGTGTACCTGCTTATCGTGGGTATCATTGGTCTGCTTCATCGAAACCTTGACAAGCACAACAGCACCCTTCTTCCAAGGTGGTGCCGACTTTCGCTCAGGTTTATCGTGGCCTTGATCATCTTTTTTTTGCCTTTGATGCGGAAAAATTGGGACACAATTGACTTTTTGGGTGTGAATACGGCACTCTTGTTTTTTTTGGTGAGTTTCGAGACCATCACCAAGGTGGGGGCCGTGGGGCGGCGTTACGATCAGCATGGGTCAGCGCTGGTTCACCGTGCCAAGCGCAGCAGTCGAGCCCGACGTGATCCAAAGGCTTCTGAGGCAATGCAAAGTGCTCGTGCGGAGCTTGAAGCCATGGGTGCCACTCGCCCTTCGCGGATGGCGAATAGGTTGCGTCTCAAACGTGAATTGTCATGGCACCCTTATGAGGGACTTACGTTGGCGGAGACAGGCGAGGAAGACGTGGGTATGGAGGGCGAATTGGGTCACTTGCAAGTCAAGGAGCTCAGCGCCGGACAACGCTGGGCGTATTGCACATAA